In the genome of Chaetodon auriga isolate fChaAug3 chromosome 15, fChaAug3.hap1, whole genome shotgun sequence, one region contains:
- the scn4bb gene encoding sodium channel, voltage-gated, type IV, beta b, which yields MEVQWVGVEPPRLGPPHTAVGLIFSMLLGMWSAQALEMSVGKIPFLEAVNGSTVMLPCTYSSCIGIKNLYFNWQFNDNGTMQKVCESVIPSEGAVPHVSIYRDRVEFVGKNDRNNISILLWNITFEDDGQYTCFGRNPKEKGKNHSAIFKLIVVDELRVVDNSLATIIASAVGGAIALIMGFMLLKNFTLFVLYKLEEKNKECLVSSSGIDNTENGLSGSKADSKPTPKKK from the exons ATGGAAGTCCAGTGGGTTGGTGTTGAACCCCCAAGGCTGGGCCCTCCACACACAGCCGTCGGCCTGATATTCTCTATGCTGCTTG gcaTGTGGTCTGCTCAGGCCCTCGAGATGTCTGTAGGGAAGATTCCCTTCCTAGAGGCAGTGAATGGCAGCACAGTAATGTTGCCTTGCACATACTCCAGCTGTATCGGCATCAAGAACCTCTACTTCAACTGGCAATTCAATGACAACGGCACCATGCAGAAG gtgtgtgagtcagtgatACCATCAGAGGGGGCGGTGCCACATGTGAGTATATATCGAGACCGGGTGGAGTTTGTGGGGAAAAACGATCGCAACAACATCTCCATCTTGCTGTGGAACATCACCTTCGAGGATGACGGCCAATACACTTGTTTTGGACGCAACCCCAAAGAGAAGGGCAAGAACCACAGTGCCATCTTCAAACTCATCGTGGTGGACGAGT TGAGGGTGGTGGACAACTCGCTGGCCACCATAATAGCCTCAGCTGTGGGTGGAGCCATCGCGTTGATAATGGGCTTCATGTTGCTCAAGAACTTCACTCTCTTTGTTCTTTACAAGCTTGAggagaaaaa TAAGGAGTGCCTTGTATCTTCATCAGGGATCGACAACACAGAAAATGGCCTCTCAGGATCCAAAGCTGATTCAAAACCAAcaccaaaaaagaaatga